DNA from Lates calcarifer isolate ASB-BC8 linkage group LG14, TLL_Latcal_v3, whole genome shotgun sequence:
CAGTACACGCAAGCCCACACTGACAGCAGATAAAACAAGCataccagcagggggcagtgtgacactgacctgctctgtggaGGACTCCATTGGCTGGAGATATGACTGGTTCAGACGCACCTCACAGTCTTCTGCAGCCAAGCTCATCAAACGCAGTTCCTTACACCACACAATCAGTGTCTCAGAGGGAGGCATCTatcactgcagaggaagaggagtaaAACAGGTTTACTACACAGAGGACAGTAATGCAGTCACAATTGAAAAAATAGGCGAGTGCAGTATTttctttgaaataaaacaagaattCATCACCATAATTACCATTACAGTAACACCTGAAAACTATGAAGTTCTccctgttgattttttttatctgtttttattcacaatGTGAATATTTGGTGGCAACAGTTTTCAACAAGGCTGTTGTAACACAGCAACCCAACTGGTCTGAGATATACAGAGGAGAGACGATCACTGTCAGATGTGAGATCCAGGGAGGTGGAGACACTGAGTGGGAGTATGAATGGGAAACAACCAGCTCATTCAAACCTTCAAATCAACATGAACACAGGATCAGTCCTGCTTCATCATCCCACAGTGGAGACTACAGGTGTAAGGGCAGAGTGAAAAGTTCACAACATAGAACAACAGAGTGGAGTTCTTCAGTCAGACTGACAGTGTATGACAGTAAGTcagatcatatttcatttacactgaaaatctaaacaattcattcaaatgtttgtgttagTTTATCCTGAGATTGtatctgtttgtatgtgttatgtgtttggAGATAATGTattgagagaaaaatgattcCATGTCCAGAGACTAGACATCATAACATCTCTTCATTCTGAGGAAATCACTCTCCAACAGATAAACCTCggcctgtcctcactgtgtctccATCATGGCTGAGTCCTGGAGCCTCAGTAACTCTGAACTGTGAGGTTGAACATCCATCTGCAGGATGGAGGTTCTACTGGTATAAGACTGTTCCTGATCTGTCACACAACTCCTACATCTATGAACTGTTACCTGGTAACAGCAGAGGGACTGAACAGGATTCCTACATCGTTcatggtcagacacacacagcaggatatGTGTGTAGAGCTGGAAGAGGAGATCCAGTGTTTTACACTGAGAATAGTGAACCAAAGTTTGTCTGGTCTGGAGGTCAGTTTGTTGTCaccaaacaaaatgttaatattgGAGGCTTTTAAATTCAGGACTGGGTTGAATAtcactctctttttgtttccctctgttcttccctcatttctcttcagttcatctgaaaacacagagtcatTCTCTGCTGTTGATCCATGTGCTCTGTATGATCCAAACACTGAATTTTGTGGCAGTGTTTGTTCTACTGATGTTTTTAATACtcaaaaaacaattaacaaatgaatATTCATTGTGCTCTAATTGTAATATCTCTGTGGTTGATTTGACTCctcattgttgtttttcagatctTCATCCAGCAGCGTCTCTCACAGTGAATCCTGACAGAGTGCAGCACTTCACCTTTGACTCTGTCTCACTGAGCTGTGAGGGAAACTCTACTGAGTGGAGAGTGAAGAGGTTTAATGAACATGGCTACCAGTCAGACTGCTCTGACTGGAGGAGAATGACTGGATCCACATGTAACATGAGGCTTTACTGGTATGGTAATGCAGTGTACTGGTGTGAGTCTGGATCAGGAGAATTCAGCAATGCAGTCAACATCACTGTATGGGGTATGTTTTATTggattttcagttcatttttttctagAATTTTAGTTTAGTTCTTATCTGATGAAGAGATAAATGTCAGTCTTTATCACAATTTAGCAGCATAATAGTCTGGATGGCAACTCTTACTTCACTTACATCCTTTCacaaaacatccatccatccattatttatactgattatccattaagggtcatgggggggctggagcctaacccagctgtcattgggcgatGGTCGgagtacaccctgtacggatcaccagtccatcgcagggccaacacatacagacaaacaaccattcacactcacattcacacctatgggcaattcAGAGCCACCAATTAATCTGCATGTTAGTGGATGGTGGGCAGAAGCTGAAGTACTCAGAGAGACCTTCACAAAACAATTTACATCCAAACTTTGGGTACAGTAAATATCTAACTAAACATcagctcatcatcatcacagtcgCAGCTTTTCTCTTATTGTGTTTCCAGAGAGAGCACAGTCACATATTGTCCCTTATCATGATGAGGGTTTGGTTTAGTTCTTGTGAGTTTACAGGTGATATGAACTAAAGTTTTTATGTCAGTGATCAAAACAAGTCCTGTATCATTTATAGGACATTGTAGGaagctgttgtttctttgctcaGAGGTTACTTGTAAGACACAGACAGTAGGTTGTAAGTAAACAAGGTCAAATGTCAGGTCTGATGATGATCCTGTAAAAGAAACAAGAACTGCAGAAGAATAAAAGCAGATGTGTAATCTCATCATTGTATGTCACCTCACTCTAAAggtctgatctctgactgataGTTAATAttctctgactgttttacaGGTGATTATCATGGTATTATCCTGGTGAGCCCCGTCCATCCTGTGACTGAGGGAGAGTCTGTTAGTCTTGGCTGCAGATTCAGGactgaaaaaaatctttccagtgtgtttttctatcaCAATGACAAACTCATCCAAAGTGATACCAGACAGGAGCTGAATATCTCTGCAGTGTCAAAGTCAGATGAAGGTTTCTACAAGTGTCAGTGGTCAGGAAGAAAGTCAGCACAGAGCTGGATGTCAGTTAAAGGTGAGGACAAGTAAAACTATCTCTGTTTTAAGTTTTTTGCAAATTGTGTAAGAAAGAAGAATGATCAGATACTCAACTGATGTTGAATAACAGCTGAATTGATTATGTGAACAGGGATTTATATAATGTAGTGTGTTAATGTATAGATGCTGCAGGTGCATGGTTTATTTGTTGTGACCTGACACTCATTTTTGTAAAATCACTTTGCTGAAGTTTAAAATCCATAAAGAAAGGTTATTAAACTTATTTATTAAGTTGCAGTGATGGAACCTAAAAGCTCTTCATCTCCTGTGCTGCTGATCGTTCTGCTGCTTTGTGGAATAGTATTGATtattctcctgctgctgtgttgctgcAGAAAGTCAACAGGTGAGACACTGATTATTAAACAATCACTGATCAGTTCTGATGTCATGTGATGGAGCAGTGGTTCAGTTTAACACAAATCCTACTGTGCTTTTCACAGATCCATGTTGGAACAGGTTCGTACaacactctctcttctctcatctccaGCTTAGAAACAGCATCACACTTTACACCTTCTTTTCTAAAGGtgtacatttaacattttttgccaattactgctactactgatttatttttaactacATGTTTCAGGCTCACTCAGTCTCAAAGAGAGAATCAGGGCTCTGCTACAAACCAACCAGTCAACCATGATGCTAATCAACAACAAGTATattcctctcttctccacagtcagTTCAACATTCAGTTTCTGtgttatttaaagtttaaatccCTATCACAGACACGAGGTGACTAATTAGACTTTGACCTGCAGGTGATGTTTGTGTCTATGAAACAATGAGAGTCTTTGGAAACACTGGAGAAGGTACAGTATAAACTCTGTCAAGCTGTTGAGAACTACAATTTATAATTATACAGTAAGTAAATGATTAATATTAAAAGTTAGTAAAACATTATTTCTCAGGTCACCTGGACACTAATACCACCCACGTTACACCTCCTATTGAAATTAATACAAATATTGAGGTTACCTTGTAATTGTAATCAATGATAAAGGTTTCTAAATACTGTCATATGATCATCAACAGGGCAATGTGATGAACCAGAGGAAAGCTCCATCTATATTAACATAAATCCACATTCAGCCACAGGTACACACATTAACAGTACCTTTTTAacttgtctttttctcctcaagctgacattttctctttctttaaacAAGCATCTGTTATGATAGTGACCTTCAGTCTCTTCATTGACATTTTACTTACTTGATGTAAACATGTTATCACTCTGTGTAAAGGAGGACATTTTAAGTTTGCTTCCTTATTTAAGATCCAGTTTTCATTTCTGATTATGCTTTTTTTAGTCATTTGACTGATTACACATAGAAATTGTAATATTTTAGTGAACTCAGTAGTAAAAGTTGCTTCCTCTTTAGTGCATGTACCATATttgctttaatttaattttttatcttttgttccAGGTCCATAAAAAGATAAATGTCATCAGCAAAACAAGAGAGGTGTGGAAGACTACATGAAAAAACTACATTCATGTTTTGACGTGGCAGTGAAAGACatatatgggtgtgtgtgtgtgtgtgagatatatGACTGATTTGTTACTTAACAGAAGCTGTCCctcactgttttcactttttatagTTTTAATGTAGATTCCATCTGATATTTTGGTGGAATTaataataaatctttaaaatgtcatttttgcgTCTTTGTTTTATGCATGTTAAAACACAAACCTTCATAACTTAATGTAACAAAGCAGCCTTGCACCATTCAGAAATACTGACCGTTTCGAAGGCAGCAGTAGCTGAGAGGATGATCATATCTACAGGAAGGAAATTAGGATGAGTTTGCATCTACAGAAATAACACAGGGCCTTTTTACATATCACACATCATATTCCATACTACACTCTAAACTCAACAAATGCATGCAGTGTTACTTCAACTCTACATTTACCCAGAACCTGATGAAGAAATATAAACCTGTGATATTCACAAGTAAGAGGGTTTTACCTGGAGAATCCAGGTCTGAACTGGCTGAACTGTGGTCATCATATCACAGCTCTGTGGCCTCAAAACTGTTGctttttataataaaaacacaagttattTATGATTGACACAGActttcagtgtattttcatGAGCTGCGcgtgacaggagaggaagaggatgtgaGCTCCGGAGATGAAGATTAACCTCACTGATATGAAGTGTAACGTCTCCCCCACACAGTTCTGTTTTTCCTAGATTGAGTGTTTCAGTGGTGGATGTGAGGATGAGGAACACTTTGCTCTGCATGCTGGGGTCACTCTGTGAGTATATTAAtctgttttgtaatgttttagATTAAGGAAAACaactgttgttaaaaaaaaagaaagaaaaagaaaaaaactaacaGATAAAGTCTCATCACCAAAGTTTTTCTTTGGCCTTGAGAAGCTTGTGGTTTTTATCAACTGTCTTTTTGTAGTCAAGATATTGATTGTGACTTAAAACctttattaaattattacatgGCAGTGTGATATTTGATATATTACACTGATTTCAGGGGTATGTGTTTATCTCTTATCTCTTTACTGTATTTCAGTCAGTCttctaataaaaaataaatctctgtTATAGTGCTGAATAGACTCCTCTGCGGACACACTCCAGGTGACTGAACAAAtatcttttttctgtttatttatttaggatGAACCTACCAAATTACTCTTAATTACTACTGAAATTTAATCATGCCCTTATAAAACCATATACTTAACGGTTTTATGCAAATTAAACCTTTTGTCAGCAGCGGCAAAGAAAGCTGTTGTGACCCTGCACCCCAACTGGCCAAAGAtatacagagaggagaggatcaCCCTCAGATGTGAGATTAAGAACGGAGGAAACTCAAAGTGGGAGTATGAATGGAAAACAACCACCTCAATGAAACTTTCAAATAATGATCAATTTATGATCACTGCTTATGTATTCCACAATGGATACTACAAATGTAGAGGTAGAGACATATCTGGacaatttaaaacaaagtgGAGTGGCGCTTTCAAATTGACAGTGTATGCCAGTAAGTTacattctattttatttattctcaaAATGTGAATGattaaagggtttttttttttttactataaatATTCACTTATGTAGTTTATCTTTGAGAGTATTTATATccttaaaataaaatttcaagAAACGAAAAATGCCTTGCAAGTACATACCAGCATGTTATCTTTCTGAAAAAAATCTCTTCCCTATAGATAAACCTCGACCCGTCCTCACTGTGTCTCCATCATGGCTGAGCCCCAACACCTCAGTAACTCTAACCTGTAAGATTGAACATCCATCGGCAGGATGGAGGTTCTACTGGTATAAGGCTGTTCCCCAACCAGCAGAAAGGAACTACAGAGTACTACGGCTACCTGGTAGCACCAATGGGACTGAAGAGGATTCCTACATCATTAATGggccaacacacacagcacgaTACCAGTGCAGAGTTAGAAGAGGACACTCTGTGTTCTACTCTCATTATAGTGAATCAGAGTTCGTCTGGTCTAAAGGTCAGTTTTTCGTtatgttttttgctttgtttctcaTACAAAACGTATCTATTCAAGATGATATTTGCTGACAATCAACCATGCTGATTCAAGAtaagttaaataataaaatgctttattaaaaaaaatgttaaaaatcagaTGTATTTTCTGTAGTTTTAAGTTACATTAAGAATATCCACCAAGAAAAACTTTAACAGtgtaaaaactgacaaaacattgaacatgttacatgaaaaaatgtatgtaattatAAACCTTCATGTCTAGGATTCCACCCAAGTTACTGGCTCATTTCCACTGCAGTGTTCTTAATCatgtaattcttttttcttGGTTGGACCCATTATCacgttttgtttttcagaactTAACTCAGCAGCGTCTCTCACAGTGAATCCTGACAGAGAACAGCACTTCACCTCTGAGTCCTGTCTCACTGAGCTGTGAGGGAAACTCTGCTGAGTGGAGAGTGATGAGGTTTACTCAGACAGGCCAACGGTCATTCTGTCATGGCTGGGGAATAATGACTGGATCTACATGCACCATCCACAGTTTACAGTACAGTGGTGCAGTGTACTGGTGTGAGTCTGGATCTGGAGATTACAGCAACGCTGTCAACATTACTATACAGTGTGCGTTTAGTAATACTTTTATCTCTTTTAAGGTTTGATTTAATGGCAAAATTAACCATGTTTGTAGGATAGTGGTTCATGGGTGCATTAATGAGCTTAAGCAGAGGAGGACATCAGAAGTATGGCTTGTTTTTAAAGCACAATCTGGACTAAGGATCCACATAATTGCAGCTTCTTCAGAGCTACAGCTAGCTTACACACAACAATCAATATGCACTATTCAAGGCaaacaaagtaaagaaaataatatgtACCAATAAGTATACATGAAGTGTACATTGTTGAATCCTCAAAGCTTTTAACTTTAGCAATATTAAAACAGAATGACTCACATCAGTGGTAGTTTGACAAAGGTGCAGAGATCCCTCCTCAGCATGTGCTCAGTCTTGCTGCCAAACAGAACAATGGGAAGGAGGTGGAGATATAGACCAGCAGGTAATCAGTTGAGAGTGAATTCAGGTGAGAATGGGCGGGTCCATGttaaaaaaattttaaaaaccaaaTTGGTAAAAAATAACTTGTGGGAGTTTTTTCTATCTATGTGATATCATGGAGTGGTGTATGTAATGCACGCCACTTTTGAGGACTCTGCACATGTCATGTCAATGCATTTCAAGCTTTTCATGTGTTATTTAATACTGTTTAGTCCCCATAGACTTTCACTGTGAAGAGATGGCAGATGACCGAGATTTTACTGACACCACAGCCTGTTGAAATGAAACATTAGGTTGAGATATTAGGttgattataataatattaaggGTTGGGGTATGGTTAGGGAGTTGGGGTTAGAAGTTAGGGCCTCTGCACCATCAAAAAATGAGTTGTGATAACACATGAAATGACTTAAGAAACTGGCACCATTTGGTGATGACTCAAAACCAGGAAACAACATTACagttttttaatcaaaatgacTAATTGAAAAGCAGTAACTctataaaaaatgaaactttatgaAAATCATGACTAAGCTCATTGAAGTACAGTATTTAAAATCAGATTACATATTAACATTACTCTACATGGGTGCAGACAATGATAAACCCAATTGTTGTGTTAGTGTCACACACTATTTTAATCATACAGTTTCTTTCTGCAGTGTCAAAACCTGAAAGCTCTCCAGTTATCATGCTGCTGTTCACTGGAGTCCTTACTGGAATTTTACTGGTCattctcctgctcctgctctaTTGCTTCATAAAGTCGGGTGAGAATATCAgatgaaaaatacatatttacagAGGAATTCTTGACATGACACGATTAGAGAAGATGAACTTATTGTAGTAGACAaagcaataacaataaatatctTTTTCATATGTTGATGTAGTGAGAGGTTGGTGTGACGCTCTCCTCTCTTATTTCGAACATAACAGCAGTAACTTTGATGTTTCCTGTTAGATTTACTGCGATTCCCAAGTTTTAGAGCCTCCCAGCCCCAGCCTCAGAGCTCAGACCAGGACCAACCGGTCAACCAGGAGCAACAATATTCATCTCTTCTCACAGGTCAGAATTCCTCAATGCTTTAACAACAGTTTCTAATGATCCTGTAATCCATAAGACTGCACTGCATTCCCTGTGTTGCTGGTTTAACACTGTTGAACTTAACCAAACTAATAGGTTACCATAGTCATTCTATTAATGTTTTAAGTGACTAATTTGACTTTGTCTTGATTTTCATTGACCTATAGGTGGTGTTTGTGTCTACGAATCACTCGGGGGTTCTGAAGACACTGGGAATGGTACGATAACAATGTTATGTGGAGCAGCTGGAAATAATGCAGGCTTTTTAGTAACAGACTGCtactttttccttcttcttaGATGGAAGAGATAAAGAATACAGTGACGTCATATCTCATTCGATTCAGCTGAAAAGACTTAACAAGAGGAGTGAGCGTGATGATCCAGAAGAGAGATTGGACTGTAATGTGAATCCACTTTCCACCACAGGTACAAGCATTAACTCTGGTTGTTCATCTGCTCGGtctaatattacatttttgactAAAATCTGTCATGCTGTCTTTGATAATCACACTAAAGGTAGCTGTAGGCTGCAATTTATAGTGCAGTGTATTGTAGTGTTTAGCTGTGGTTTCCACTTCCACTAAATTTGGCTATCAAACCAACACACCTCTATAAGAGGAACTGTAAAGTTGATCAGTTGATCAGTGGCTCAGCTTTTTTCATCTCTGGTTCAAGTTACTAATGATTAGaatcacttacacacacatacaaaactcacaacacacatgatttttactttttgtgattttgttccAGAGTCATAAAGAGAAGTGCATCATCAACAAAACAAGAGAAGCACAGAAGaccacatgaaaaacaacattatgttcAATAAGAGATTGTATGATTTAGTTAGATAATATTAATTTAACCCCCTGCTGGCCTCTGTACAGAACTGCAGGCCTGCTGTGGCGTTTTGCTTttgtatactgtgtatatattttcttcttcttttttgtgaCTCAACCAATGAAGTTTTATTAGCCTGTGTACAGCTTTGCTTCTCCAAATGGCAGCAAGATGTAACAGAATAACAAGGTGATTGCTGTATGATTTGTTATGCTACTTTCCAAAAGGATAATACCTAATATTGGTCCAACTGTTCAAGACACACATCACTGCTCTTTAGGAGAGAAGATGGTGTTTTGCTATAAAGGTTCAGTTCATCACCAATTCTTCGCCAACTGGAATTTTACCCCAAAAGTTGGAAAACTACAGTGTCTAAACTGAAAGGTCAAGTTATTTCTATGACTTTGTGATTATGCTGATGACATGATTTCTGTCTAACATCTCAAGTGCAGCTTCATTTATCAGAATTTGGTGAAGAAAACAAGGATGTTGTATTTGATGAATGGTTgttaaaaaagaacataattcatgaatgtaaatgaatcCCTTCTTTCTTAACTGGATAAAAGGAAactgtgctgttttcttttttacagttgGAGCTCGGGCATTCACGGATTAATATGCAGTAAGAATATCTAAACTTTTAACTAAGCTGTGACTGTTCTTCCTGAACCAATGTAATTACCTCATGCCTGCAGTTTACATTATCAGCCACTGGGTAGTGCTCTGCATTTgccttcatttattttataagtTCCTGTGGTCAAAACCCTTTGCAAAGTGCATGCATTATGCATAATGtaatgcttttttaaatgatctaATATCATTTTAGATTCTGTTGCAGCAGctaatgtatattttatttggCTCTGTAATGGAGACAGGGGTACTATTACCAATGTTTTTAGTGAAATTTTGAACAtttaatttttgtcatttgtcatcaAGTCAGTTGTGTGATATATAAAATGGTACAATTTAATGCACAACAATTGGCTGTCTTTTTCCAAAAGATCTAACTAGTGATCTCTTCAGCTTTCGTGCTCTGTTATCTGCCACACCCcaccttgtgtgtttttcacacattttcagtgtgatACCAGAAGAGGAAACAGACGACGTCCTAATAGAAATGACTGCTGCTCGCCATCAGCGGTTAAGCTGCATCTTAACATATGgtactctgctgctgcttgtggTTTCTCACCATGGTATGTACTGTATACCTCTGCTCAGTGAGAATTTGCAGTTTTAATTATTACGAGAGGCTGATGCACTCTTACATTAGCTTATGAAATGTGGATGTGTACGTCCTTCCTAGGATCTATACATAACATTTGGATTTTGTGTgatcacatttacatacaaGTTAATTTAATTCAACTTCACTTTTATAATGTTGTTCTTATGCTTTTTGTAAAGCGTTGCCTCTGTGCTTACTTTGCCTCGTCACACCTAACTGTAGTTTTTGTAAATAGCACTGATGAAGAGCTTCACAATCAGCCATAATATCAGGAAACAGTCTGCCAGTGACAAAGTGATTTTACTCACTCTGTTGTTTGCTCATGTGTTTCAGATGTGGAGGCTCTCAGCTGTCCAACAACCATCCATAAAGAAGTTGGAGACACTGTGGAGTTTTCATCATGCTCATCGACTGAAGGGGTCAGCTCAGCAACTTGGAGACATGAGAATATACAGTAGTTGCAGATCAAGGACCAAAGTGTAACTGAACATCCTCAGTTTAAGGACAGAGTGTCCCTAAACCCCACAAACTACAGTTTAACAGTGAGAGGACTGACTCTTCAAGATTCTGGTGAATTCAGTTTTGTCTCAGAggtgaatgaaaaacaaaggcCTACAGTCACTGTCACTCTGCAGGTTCATGGTAAGAACTCCCTCATTTTGTTAAAAACTAAATGCTGTGAAGCAATTTGCTCATTTAAAAGCATTAATGTTAATTCAGTGATTTATTCCAAACAAGATTTTAGCCAACTGCAAAGCTACGTACTTCATTAGTATATTATCATTGCACACAGTTTTAGCATCAAGGcatttttgctgctttgtttccACCACTATCAGTATCTTTGTTCTCTCTCATCAGAGCGTCTGATCTGACCCTGTCCTGACCGTCAATTCCACCTGGCATGCCTCGAACGAATCCTGTACAGTTTTGTTGGAGTGCACTGTAACCTCTGACAGCGGTGTCACCTACAAGTGGGCCGTGAGGAACCAGAGCCTGAGCGGCTCCAGGTTGCAGTACATCCTCAGGCCACAGGATGGAGAAACCACATTCACCTGCACTGTCTCATTCTTCAAGGAGAATCTGTTCTTGAACAgtgaaattacaaaaaatatgaaaaatacataGAAATAATGTATATGATGAGTCTCAATGTTATTTTTGCTGATACAGTGATTGAACTGCATTTCATTATGTCAGAGAAATCTGTCTTCAAAACAGTGAATGTAGCAACAATATATCTGACACACATGAAGCTGGTATGCTTTACTTTTATGTGTATCTTGAAGTGATTGCTGTGAATTATCTTCTACTAACAAACACAAATTTAGGACATTTTACATTATACATATTTAAAGGGAATCTAAGTGGCTCACAAGAAACTGACTTGACTTACTTTTCAGATACAGTGATAGTGAGGTTTTTACAGGTTTATTGatatatttgttatttcttattGAAGAGTCCAGCTCTTCATCTCTTGTGGCGTTGATTGTTCGTCCGATTATTGGAATTTTGCTgattattctgctgctgctctgcctgctTCACAACACAAAGATAAAAGGTCAGTCCTGTTCCCCCTGATACTGGCTGTGTAACATGATGATTCTGAATTCACAAAATTGAGCAGTGCTTtaatttgccaaaaaaaaaagaaaaagaaaaagtaatgtttgtctttttcacagATGGATGGTGTAACAGGTTGGTGTGAAACTCACTGCATTCATCTCCAActctgaaatacatttttactaaAGGTAATAATTTTCTACAatcagactttttttcatgttttcagaccCACTCAAACAGGCAACCAGGATGAAACTCCACAGCATGTGTACTCCTCTCTTCTACACGGTCAGTCCTCATCCTTGCACAGTCCTATCCTATTGTTTCACAACTATTTTGCACACAAGGTTTCTAATGAGCCAGTTATTTGCAAGAAAATTGCACAAAAAAGCGTAAAAGTCAAGTCAGCGTATTGTTGCAAATATTTCAGTCCACTCACAAACACTCATCAATATGACTTTGCTGTCATTATCTCTGACCTTTAGGTGATGGCTCTGTCTATGAAACAGCGAAAGCCTCTGAAGATGCCTGGAGTCAGTTCATCTCAATGATCCTGGTTAGCAGAAAGAGCACACAGGCTTAGTGTTTTATGTTGGCACAGATTGTGAAATAGATTGTTCTCTCAGTTAAgccccttcttcctctccttatTATCTCTATTTCTTTATTATGTGCTTTTACAACCAGATAAATCGATATACTGTAAACTTTCACTGTAACATGAGAACACACTAAGTATAGTGTCTAAATGTTACAATTGTGGAAACACATCTCAGTAAGAGGAACTTTCAGGATGAGCTGTACCcactcacactgactgacagtgccTTGCCTTGTTTCGCCTTGGTTGCCAATAACTAGAGGTGTTGAAATACTGGATCTTCCCTCTTTTGGATTCAGTTGTTTCTGTGGCAGCTTAAGCAAAACACGTTGTCTCAAATTTCaagcatatttaaaaacaatcagAGAAACGTGAGGATAAGTGTTCATTTTAAAGTCCAATTGAGAACAGCCCTTGATAACATCTTAGCgttaatgttgctttaaatgtttaaaacagtATCACAGACATCTTTTTTCCTGCGACAACAGCTCAAACCAtgtctctctttatctctaTATATGTCTTTTTTTAGTAGTCTGCTCTGATTTGGTTCCATGTCCATACAGAGAATTGCATCA
Protein-coding regions in this window:
- the LOC108890824 gene encoding obscurin, with the protein product MGHTLLCVLSLFLLNTLLYGDGQASTRKPTLTADKTSIPAGGSVTLTCSVEDSIGWRYDWFRRTSQSSAAKLIKRSSLHHTISVSEGGIYHCRGRGVKQVYYTEDSNAVTIEKIGECIFNKAVVTQQPNWSEIYRGETITVRCEIQGGGDTEWEYEWETTSSFKPSNQHEHRISPASSSHSGDYRCKGRVKSSQHRTTEWSSSVRLTVYDNKPRPVLTVSPSWLSPGASVTLNCEVEHPSAGWRFYWYKTVPDLSHNSYIYELLPGNSRGTEQDSYIVHGQTHTAGYVCRAGRGDPVFYTENSEPKFVWSGDLHPAASLTVNPDRVQHFTFDSVSLSCEGNSTEWRVKRFNEHGYQSDCSDWRRMTGSTCNMRLYWYGNAVYWCESGSGEFSNAVNITVWGDYHGIILVSPVHPVTEGESVSLGCRFRTEKNLSSVFFYHNDKLIQSDTRQELNISAVSKSDEGFYKCQWSGRKSAQSWMSVKVAVMEPKSSSSPVLLIVLLLCGIVLIILLLLCCCRKSTDPCWNRLTQSQRENQGSATNQPVNHDANQQQVYSSLLHSDVCVYETMRVFGNTGEGQCDEPEESSIYININPHSATGP
- the LOC108890826 gene encoding signaling lymphocytic activation molecule translates to LQIKDQSVTEHPQFKDRVSLNPTNYSLTVRGLTLQDSGEFSFVSEVNEKQRPTVTVTLQVHADPVLTVNSTWHASNESCTVLLECTVTSDSGVTYKWAVRNQSLSGSRLQYILRPQDGETTFTCTVSFFKENLEICLQNSECSNNISDTHEAESSSSSLVALIVRPIIGILLIILLLLCLLHNTKIKDGWCNRPTQTGNQDETPQHVYSSLLHGDGSVYETAKASEDAWSQFISMILVSRKSTQA